In Alkalihalobacterium alkalinitrilicum, a genomic segment contains:
- a CDS encoding MurR/RpiR family transcriptional regulator, whose amino-acid sequence MSTERQHWKAKIKASYPLFSDKERLIADYILSNSNKIIHSTINQVAEDLQVAEATIFRFCKRIGFKGYQAMKIALASEIVTPIQDIHETIHENDDEKIVAEKVFKSNIRTLEETLEVIDGVRFQKAVHAILSARRVEFYGNGGSGIIAMDAHHKFIRTGIPTTAYQDSHFQLMSASQLTKEDVVVLISHSGTNRDILQALEVAKEQGVTTIGITTLAKSPLSNGVDIPLYTVSQETIFRSEALASRLAQLSIIDALYVNVSMARKETTKLTLRKLRDAISLKRI is encoded by the coding sequence ATGTCGACGGAACGACAGCACTGGAAGGCAAAAATCAAAGCATCATATCCACTATTTAGTGATAAGGAGAGATTAATTGCAGATTATATTCTTTCAAATTCAAATAAGATTATCCATTCTACCATTAACCAAGTAGCTGAAGATCTCCAAGTTGCTGAAGCTACGATCTTTCGCTTTTGTAAAAGGATCGGATTTAAAGGGTATCAAGCTATGAAAATCGCACTTGCTTCTGAAATCGTAACTCCTATTCAAGATATTCATGAGACCATTCACGAAAATGACGATGAAAAAATCGTTGCTGAAAAAGTCTTCAAATCCAATATTCGGACATTGGAAGAAACACTTGAAGTAATTGATGGGGTAAGGTTTCAAAAAGCAGTTCATGCAATATTAAGCGCACGACGTGTGGAGTTTTATGGGAATGGAGGATCAGGAATTATCGCGATGGATGCCCATCATAAATTTATACGAACCGGCATTCCAACAACTGCATATCAAGATTCGCACTTTCAATTAATGTCGGCTTCTCAATTAACGAAAGAAGATGTCGTCGTTCTTATCTCTCACTCTGGGACAAATCGGGATATACTCCAAGCTCTAGAAGTCGCAAAGGAACAAGGTGTCACCACAATAGGAATTACTACGTTAGCAAAGTCACCGCTAAGTAATGGAGTAGATATTCCCTTATATACGGTATCACAAGAAACGATATTTCGATCTGAAGCGCTGGCTTCACGACTAGCACAACTTTCAATCATAGATGCACTATATGTTAATGTAAGTATGGCGCGAAAAGAAACGACGAAATTGACTTTAAGAAAACTTCGAGATGCTATTTCATTAAAGCGGATTTAA
- a CDS encoding PAS domain S-box protein produces MKQLEEMYHTLNHFCNQSPIPMLAITNSGLIISANTQVNCLLNNETDLVDGSIFDFIQEGYHDYIVNSFVYLNKTTQPIQSFEVKTKHKKWLKLHSRIIKENNKTYNLLSVEDITKQKQRDLMLELNQEILKMIVKRESLHNMLSQISILIEEYFVRKSYCSIILVDQNIEIKKVVAPNLPKEFTQSFYNIKLGERGSCGAAMYRKERVIVPDISTDPLWNDFKDHALSIGVRACWSIPIFIDEEVVGSFAIYHPFPSTPTSLELEMLETCANLVGLAIERAESEKRLIRETEKRFKFVMDLIPDLIVFKDDQGGWLEGNRTAVEKLKLFHKKDIDGTKTLHPDYEAFISEVEKTDQLAWELGTPIRRELILPQPNGEEEVYDIIKVPLNYDHILSKGIVVIGREITERKKTVQLLERKQQQFQSLFDNNPNGISIMNLDGDMTSCNRSLEQILGYEFSDLKEYCEYLNQEEAEKVKRHFTKALEGKSQHFEMTVSHKNGNKVYLNLTHVPIVVQETVIGVYAIVEDITEKTKSEEQLKQTKNFLESLIYHSADCIGTLSLEGEILHVNPAIENIYGWKLEEIIGKKFPVLPIDQQKEMEHVISEIKEGKDIIGLETKRQRKDGTIIDVSITYSPLSDETGQLFGFTSVSRDISDRKRTDELLNRSDKLSVIGQLSAAVAHEIRNPLTSIKGFIQLFRDRIKKEYTDLMLSELERIEVIVTEFLSLAKPQANNFSEKDPALLLKNTLAIIDTEALLNQIEIQCTIDDNIHTIFCNEHKIKQVLINILKNAIESMPEGGNLEINMENKDPYVIIQVHDQGCGIDKEKIEKLGEPFYSSKDHGTGLGLMVCFKIIEEHNGHIVIESEEGVGTTVSISLPISNEDNEEKQKLEDGININ; encoded by the coding sequence ATGAAGCAGCTAGAAGAAATGTATCACACCCTAAATCATTTTTGTAATCAAAGTCCAATACCAATGCTAGCTATTACTAATAGTGGATTGATTATTAGTGCTAACACACAGGTTAATTGCTTATTAAACAACGAAACGGATCTAGTAGACGGTTCCATTTTTGACTTTATTCAAGAAGGTTATCATGATTACATCGTTAATTCATTTGTTTATCTAAATAAAACGACTCAACCAATTCAATCTTTCGAGGTAAAAACTAAACATAAAAAATGGCTAAAACTACATTCCAGAATAATAAAAGAAAACAATAAAACGTATAACCTTTTAAGTGTTGAAGATATAACCAAACAAAAACAACGTGATTTAATGTTAGAATTAAATCAAGAAATACTTAAAATGATCGTAAAACGCGAATCTTTACATAATATGTTAAGCCAGATATCGATATTAATAGAAGAATATTTTGTAAGAAAATCATATTGTTCTATTATTTTAGTAGATCAAAATATAGAAATTAAAAAGGTAGTAGCCCCTAATTTACCTAAAGAATTTACTCAATCGTTTTATAATATTAAATTAGGTGAAAGAGGTTCATGTGGTGCAGCAATGTATCGCAAAGAAAGAGTGATTGTTCCAGATATTTCAACCGACCCATTATGGAATGACTTTAAAGATCATGCCTTATCCATCGGAGTTCGTGCATGTTGGTCTATTCCTATATTTATTGATGAAGAAGTCGTTGGTTCCTTTGCCATTTATCATCCGTTCCCATCTACACCAACAAGTCTTGAACTGGAAATGTTAGAGACTTGTGCTAATTTAGTTGGACTCGCTATTGAAAGAGCTGAGTCCGAAAAAAGGTTAATTCGTGAAACGGAAAAACGCTTTAAATTTGTTATGGATTTAATACCAGACCTCATTGTTTTTAAAGATGATCAAGGCGGTTGGTTAGAGGGAAATAGGACGGCAGTCGAAAAGCTAAAATTATTTCATAAAAAAGACATAGATGGAACAAAAACTTTACACCCTGATTATGAAGCTTTTATATCAGAAGTTGAAAAAACAGATCAATTAGCATGGGAACTAGGAACACCGATCCGAAGAGAGCTCATCCTTCCACAACCCAACGGGGAAGAGGAAGTGTATGATATTATTAAAGTTCCTCTAAATTATGATCATATATTAAGTAAGGGAATAGTAGTGATCGGACGAGAAATTACGGAACGGAAAAAAACGGTACAGTTGCTTGAAAGAAAGCAACAACAATTCCAGTCATTGTTTGATAATAATCCGAACGGGATATCTATTATGAATTTAGATGGAGATATGACAAGTTGTAATCGTTCTCTTGAACAAATACTAGGCTATGAGTTCAGTGATCTTAAAGAATACTGTGAATATTTAAATCAAGAGGAAGCTGAAAAGGTAAAGCGACATTTTACAAAAGCACTAGAAGGAAAATCCCAACACTTTGAAATGACAGTTAGTCACAAAAATGGAAACAAAGTCTATTTAAATCTTACACACGTACCCATTGTAGTACAAGAGACCGTAATTGGTGTTTATGCGATCGTTGAGGATATTACAGAAAAAACAAAATCAGAAGAACAACTTAAACAAACTAAAAATTTTTTGGAATCTTTAATCTATCATAGCGCTGATTGTATTGGGACATTATCATTAGAAGGTGAAATACTTCATGTCAATCCAGCAATTGAAAACATCTATGGTTGGAAATTAGAAGAAATCATAGGTAAGAAGTTCCCTGTCCTACCTATAGATCAGCAAAAAGAAATGGAACATGTAATCTCAGAAATCAAAGAAGGCAAAGATATCATCGGTTTAGAGACTAAAAGACAAAGAAAAGATGGTACCATCATAGATGTCAGTATTACGTACTCTCCCCTTAGCGATGAAACTGGTCAGTTGTTTGGCTTTACTTCGGTATCAAGAGATATTAGTGACCGAAAAAGAACAGATGAATTATTAAATCGATCTGATAAACTCTCAGTTATTGGACAACTTTCAGCAGCTGTAGCGCATGAAATACGAAACCCGTTAACGTCAATAAAAGGGTTCATCCAGCTTTTTAGAGATCGCATCAAAAAAGAATACACCGATTTAATGTTATCTGAATTAGAACGAATCGAAGTAATTGTGACAGAGTTTTTGTCTCTTGCTAAACCACAAGCGAATAATTTTAGTGAAAAAGATCCAGCACTTTTATTAAAAAATACATTAGCAATCATTGATACAGAGGCGCTATTAAATCAGATCGAGATTCAGTGTACTATCGATGACAATATACATACGATCTTCTGTAATGAACATAAGATTAAACAAGTGTTGATCAATATATTAAAAAATGCAATAGAATCGATGCCAGAAGGTGGAAACCTTGAAATTAATATGGAAAATAAAGATCCATACGTAATCATTCAAGTACATGATCAAGGATGTGGCATTGATAAGGAAAAAATTGAGAAGCTAGGTGAACCTTTTTATTCTAGTAAAGATCATGGAACTGGATTAGGACTAATGGTCTGTTTTAAAATTATTGAAGAGCATAATGGCCATATTGTAATAGAAAGTGAAGAAGGTGTAGGAACAACAGTTAGTATATCTTTACCGATTTCAAATGAGGATAATGAAGAAAAGCAAAAACTAGAAGATGGAATAAATATAAATTAA
- a CDS encoding ATP-dependent DNA helicase: MTQSLPFTVSKNDRFFDRLGDYVGDVFYDILPEHGYELRDEQIYMAFQIEQAFKNKSISFAEAGVGTGKTFVYLLYAICYARYMRKPAIISCADETLIEQLVKKGGDIEKLEKALGLKVDVRLAKAREQYVCMKKLDPLANRTEDDDLLRVHEEIPSFVYDTNFSMPLFERYGDRKDFPWVPNHKWEQVAWDPLQQCSTCEWRHRCGQTLHRNYYRESTDLIICSHDFYMEHVWTKESRKREGQLPLLPEASCVVFDEGHLLEFAAQKALTYRFHSETLNTVLTAYMNQNVREESLVLIEEILLLHDEWFDILRETAVLVEGSDRLDVPRSKEMLDVAQKMDHYVQELLEQLVFDSELFTLEDYHVKIIEEYLEFFSYGLTKLLKEGEGIFWLEESELETSFVIMPRLVEEILKKEVFSQGIPFIFSSATLSKDGDFSYIANSLGISNYSSFTVASPFDYEEQMKLIAHIEVDEHIKWENIGAALGNNAGHSLVLFTSVEEMSRFRKWADQQTWSFDIVYEGDQEISVSVQYFQQNPSTVLCAYHLWEGLDVPGEALTQVIISSLPFPPHDPVFQAKRKHVKDPIKDIDTPYMLLRLRQGLGRLIRSREDHGTVHIWMTQTQKATHLNEIIKVLPIDLKWE, translated from the coding sequence ATGACACAATCGCTTCCATTTACTGTTTCAAAAAACGATCGTTTCTTTGATCGCCTCGGGGACTATGTTGGTGACGTTTTTTATGATATTTTACCTGAACATGGTTATGAATTACGAGATGAACAAATTTACATGGCTTTTCAAATTGAACAAGCTTTTAAAAATAAGAGTATTAGTTTTGCTGAAGCTGGAGTAGGTACGGGGAAAACATTCGTCTATTTATTATATGCGATTTGCTATGCGCGTTATATGAGAAAACCTGCGATCATTTCCTGTGCTGATGAAACGCTTATTGAACAGCTAGTCAAAAAAGGTGGGGATATTGAAAAGCTTGAAAAGGCACTAGGCCTTAAGGTCGATGTTCGACTAGCCAAAGCTCGTGAGCAATATGTCTGTATGAAAAAATTAGACCCACTTGCAAATCGAACTGAAGATGATGACCTATTACGTGTGCATGAGGAAATACCTAGCTTTGTATACGATACGAATTTCTCTATGCCTTTGTTTGAACGGTACGGCGATCGCAAAGACTTCCCGTGGGTACCGAATCATAAATGGGAACAAGTGGCCTGGGACCCTTTGCAACAATGTTCAACTTGTGAATGGCGTCATCGTTGCGGCCAAACACTTCATCGTAATTATTACAGAGAGTCCACCGATTTAATTATTTGTTCACACGACTTTTATATGGAACATGTATGGACGAAGGAATCACGAAAGCGAGAAGGGCAGCTTCCATTATTACCTGAAGCAAGCTGTGTCGTTTTTGACGAAGGCCATTTACTTGAGTTCGCTGCACAAAAAGCATTAACGTATCGCTTTCATTCTGAAACATTAAATACTGTATTAACAGCATATATGAACCAAAATGTCCGAGAAGAATCACTCGTATTAATCGAAGAAATTTTACTTTTACATGACGAATGGTTTGATATTTTAAGAGAAACAGCTGTTCTCGTAGAAGGTTCGGATCGACTCGATGTCCCTCGTTCTAAAGAAATGCTTGATGTAGCTCAAAAAATGGACCATTATGTACAAGAACTGTTAGAACAACTTGTTTTTGACTCAGAATTATTCACACTCGAGGATTATCACGTTAAAATTATTGAAGAGTATTTAGAATTTTTCTCCTATGGCTTAACCAAGTTATTAAAAGAGGGAGAAGGTATATTTTGGCTTGAGGAAAGTGAGCTCGAAACATCGTTTGTTATTATGCCTCGTCTCGTCGAAGAAATTTTGAAAAAAGAAGTGTTTTCACAAGGTATTCCTTTTATCTTTTCATCAGCTACATTATCAAAAGATGGTGACTTTTCATATATCGCCAATAGTCTTGGTATTTCAAACTATTCTTCATTCACTGTTGCATCACCATTTGATTATGAAGAGCAAATGAAACTTATCGCACATATTGAAGTAGATGAACACATAAAATGGGAGAATATTGGAGCTGCATTAGGAAATAATGCTGGTCATTCACTTGTGCTATTCACATCTGTTGAAGAAATGAGTCGTTTCCGTAAATGGGCCGATCAACAAACATGGAGCTTTGATATCGTCTATGAAGGTGATCAAGAAATTAGCGTTTCTGTTCAGTATTTCCAACAAAATCCTTCAACAGTACTTTGTGCTTATCATTTATGGGAAGGTTTAGACGTTCCTGGTGAAGCACTAACCCAAGTTATTATTTCATCGTTACCGTTTCCTCCTCATGACCCTGTTTTTCAAGCGAAACGAAAACATGTAAAAGATCCTATTAAGGATATTGATACACCTTATATGTTACTTCGTTTGCGACAAGGTCTTGGACGATTAATTAGAAGTCGTGAAGATCATGGAACGGTTCATATCTGGATGACCCAAACTCAAAAAGCAACACATCTCAATGAAATCATAAAAGTATTACCGATTGACTTAAAATGGGAATAA
- a CDS encoding methyl-accepting chemotaxis protein: MSDKTNEIKTLTNTSSQIAILTEEKSKEGKLRLEHLEKVITETEANMRKITLEMKELLTASKKIEEISTMVTSIADQTNLLALNAAIEAARAGEQGKGFAVVANEVRKLAEDTKNAVSEVTVLVNQINRYTVNMATSISENNEHIKKGTNESCMTNQFFDKIVNSMVNMKEQNVLIAYEMKELTNIFMEVNGSAEQVAVASDKLINITNAL, encoded by the coding sequence ATGAGCGATAAAACAAATGAAATTAAGACATTAACAAACACTAGCTCTCAAATAGCCATTTTAACAGAAGAAAAATCTAAGGAAGGGAAATTGCGCCTTGAACATCTTGAGAAAGTGATTACCGAAACAGAAGCAAACATGAGAAAAATTACTTTAGAAATGAAAGAATTGTTAACTGCTTCTAAAAAAATTGAAGAAATATCTACGATGGTTACATCTATTGCTGATCAAACCAATTTACTTGCTTTAAATGCAGCTATTGAAGCAGCCCGTGCAGGCGAACAGGGTAAAGGTTTTGCCGTTGTAGCAAATGAAGTACGAAAGCTCGCAGAAGATACGAAAAATGCAGTTTCTGAAGTAACTGTACTAGTGAATCAAATAAACCGCTATACCGTAAATATGGCAACGTCCATTTCTGAAAATAATGAACATATAAAAAAGGGAACAAATGAGTCATGTATGACAAATCAATTTTTTGATAAAATTGTGAATTCAATGGTAAATATGAAAGAACAAAATGTCTTAATAGCGTATGAAATGAAAGAGCTTACAAACATATTTATGGAAGTTAATGGATCAGCCGAACAGGTTGCGGTTGCGTCAGATAAACTCATAAATATTACCAATGCATTATAA
- a CDS encoding TRAP transporter small permease has protein sequence MKALKWIDEHLEEVFLVLFSIIMVTVIAMQVFMRYIMGSSLAWSEELARYCFIWLVYLGISYGVKKQRHIKVDVMLLLLKDRAKIVLNILANLLFLGFAIFVMFYGYDIAQKLLTWGQKSPALQIPMGLVYLATPIGMGLTAIRIVQQLIKQVKMLIGIEKIEPLTEKEKILSNDDVTEIIENDKLKR, from the coding sequence ATGAAAGCACTAAAATGGATTGATGAACATCTAGAAGAAGTATTTCTCGTTCTTTTTTCTATTATTATGGTTACTGTTATCGCAATGCAAGTTTTCATGCGTTATATAATGGGGTCGTCATTAGCCTGGTCAGAAGAACTTGCAAGGTATTGTTTTATTTGGCTCGTGTATCTTGGAATCAGTTATGGAGTCAAAAAACAACGACATATAAAAGTTGACGTAATGCTACTACTATTGAAAGACAGAGCAAAGATTGTATTAAATATATTGGCTAATTTATTATTCTTAGGATTTGCCATTTTCGTGATGTTCTATGGATATGACATCGCTCAAAAACTACTAACTTGGGGTCAAAAGTCTCCAGCACTACAAATTCCAATGGGATTAGTTTATCTGGCTACACCCATTGGAATGGGATTAACAGCTATTCGGATTGTCCAACAACTTATCAAACAAGTTAAAATGTTAATTGGTATTGAAAAAATAGAGCCACTAACAGAGAAAGAGAAAATTCTCTCTAATGATGATGTGACTGAAATTATTGAAAATGACAAACTGAAGCGGTAA
- a CDS encoding TRAP transporter substrate-binding protein, whose amino-acid sequence MKKFKRTFSTILLGSMAFVLAACGSSDTTTDGNSGSAASEPEATEQVKIIRAGIGLNDEHPQFKGLLKFAELVEERTEGAIVVEAYHSGQLGDDRSMMEALQLGTQEVTVPSTAPIANFISEFSVFDFPFLFPSSEVADAVLDGEVGQKFLGKLENQNLVGLAYWENGFRDLTNSKRAVASMEDFKGLAVRTMENELHLEAFRALGANPTPMAFTELFTALQQGTVDGQENPVATIYLQAFHEVQGHVSNTHHIYSPFVFLMSKTFFDGLTAEHQEIVSEAAYEAGLYQRQLNREANAQYLENLIEEGMTFTEITPEARAEMVEAIQPVLDKYAERIGAELVQEVYDAIEAAKQ is encoded by the coding sequence ATGAAAAAATTCAAAAGAACATTCTCTACTATTTTATTAGGATCAATGGCATTTGTCTTAGCAGCTTGTGGAAGTAGTGATACAACAACAGATGGTAATAGTGGAAGCGCTGCATCTGAACCTGAAGCTACTGAACAAGTTAAAATCATCCGTGCTGGTATTGGGTTAAACGATGAGCATCCACAATTTAAAGGATTATTAAAATTTGCAGAATTAGTTGAAGAACGCACTGAAGGAGCAATTGTAGTTGAGGCTTATCATAGTGGACAACTAGGTGATGACCGTTCAATGATGGAAGCGTTACAATTAGGAACGCAAGAAGTTACCGTACCATCAACTGCTCCAATCGCAAACTTTATTTCCGAATTTTCAGTATTTGACTTTCCATTTTTATTTCCTAGTAGTGAAGTAGCCGATGCAGTATTAGATGGTGAAGTTGGACAGAAATTCCTTGGTAAACTTGAAAACCAAAATCTAGTAGGTTTAGCATACTGGGAAAATGGTTTCCGTGATTTAACGAATAGTAAACGTGCTGTTGCGTCAATGGAAGACTTTAAAGGTCTAGCTGTTCGTACAATGGAAAATGAATTACATCTTGAAGCTTTCCGTGCATTAGGTGCAAATCCTACACCCATGGCATTTACTGAGTTATTTACTGCTCTTCAACAAGGTACAGTTGATGGACAAGAAAACCCTGTAGCAACGATTTATTTACAAGCTTTTCATGAAGTACAAGGCCATGTTTCTAACACTCATCATATCTATAGCCCATTTGTATTTCTGATGAGCAAAACATTCTTTGACGGGTTAACTGCTGAACACCAAGAGATTGTTAGCGAAGCTGCATATGAAGCTGGCTTATATCAACGTCAATTGAATCGTGAAGCAAATGCTCAATACCTTGAGAACTTAATTGAAGAAGGAATGACATTTACTGAAATTACACCTGAAGCTCGTGCTGAAATGGTTGAAGCAATACAGCCAGTACTTGATAAGTACGCAGAGCGTATCGGTGCAGAGTTAGTTCAAGAAGTTTATGATGCAATTGAAGCTGCAAAACAGTAG
- a CDS encoding TRAP transporter large permease — translation MTAAVLFGSFALFLLLSVPIGIALGLATLVTILFSGSIPLEFLAQGLVTSVDSFPLMAVPFFILAGEIMGKGGISDRLFRVANTVVGNKTGGFAIATIITCMFFAAISGSGPATVAAIGGIMIPAMVRQGYDKKFATAVVAAAGSLGVIIPPSIPMVIYGVVGGTSIGNLFIAGIIPGVIVGLGLIMYSYFYSRKMGYRGNGEKTSFKKFLVATWDAKWALLIPIIILGGIYGGIFTPTEAAVIAVVYGLIAGLLLYRELKIKDLPKVFIDAALTTATILIIVGTATAFGRLLTIEQIPNQVAQAMLSISESPIILILLITILLLIVGCFMDTLAAIIILTPILLPIAVNLGYDPIHFGIIMVVNLAIGFITPPLGVNLFVGSGISGLSIEEISRAIVPFFLVMVFTLLLIVFIPQLSMFFL, via the coding sequence ATGACAGCAGCTGTATTATTTGGTAGTTTCGCATTATTTCTATTATTAAGTGTGCCGATTGGTATTGCTTTAGGGCTTGCTACACTAGTTACTATTCTCTTCTCAGGTTCTATCCCTCTTGAATTTCTAGCGCAAGGGTTAGTTACTTCAGTTGACTCATTTCCATTAATGGCCGTACCTTTCTTTATTTTAGCTGGTGAAATCATGGGAAAAGGTGGTATTTCAGATCGTTTATTCCGAGTAGCAAATACCGTCGTTGGCAATAAAACAGGTGGATTTGCAATTGCGACCATCATTACATGTATGTTTTTTGCAGCTATTTCAGGGTCAGGCCCTGCAACTGTTGCTGCAATTGGTGGGATTATGATACCAGCAATGGTTAGACAAGGCTATGATAAAAAGTTTGCAACCGCTGTTGTTGCTGCAGCTGGTTCACTTGGAGTCATCATTCCACCAAGTATCCCGATGGTTATTTACGGGGTCGTCGGTGGTACTTCCATAGGGAATTTATTTATTGCAGGTATTATTCCTGGAGTTATAGTTGGCTTAGGGCTAATTATGTATTCTTATTTCTATTCAAGGAAAATGGGCTATAGAGGAAATGGCGAAAAAACGTCATTTAAAAAGTTTTTAGTAGCTACATGGGATGCAAAATGGGCTTTATTAATTCCTATTATCATTCTAGGTGGAATTTACGGAGGAATTTTTACCCCAACAGAAGCCGCTGTAATTGCGGTCGTCTACGGTTTGATTGCTGGCCTTCTATTATATCGTGAGCTGAAAATTAAAGATTTACCTAAAGTCTTCATTGATGCTGCCTTAACAACTGCTACAATTTTAATCATAGTTGGAACAGCAACAGCATTTGGTCGCTTGTTGACGATCGAACAAATCCCTAATCAAGTGGCACAGGCGATGCTTTCGATTTCAGAAAGTCCAATTATCCTAATATTATTAATAACGATCTTATTACTTATTGTTGGTTGTTTTATGGATACATTAGCGGCTATTATTATCTTAACGCCAATCTTATTACCGATCGCAGTAAATTTAGGTTACGACCCTATTCATTTTGGAATTATCATGGTAGTTAACCTCGCGATTGGTTTTATTACACCGCCACTCGGGGTCAACCTCTTTGTTGGATCTGGTATTTCGGGATTGTCAATTGAAGAAATCTCACGTGCGATTGTACCTTTTTTCTTAGTCATGGTATTTACGTTGTTATTAATTGTGTTTATTCCACAACTATCGATGTTTTTTCTTTAA
- the rocF gene encoding arginase encodes MRNFKKVSIIGVPMDLGQKRRGVDMGPSALRYAGLIEEIEAIGYEVRDYGDLQIDRSRVKETVPENLTNLHEVIRVSEELQNEVEKIQEEGSFPLLLGGDHSMSIGSIAGLSKRFQNLGVIWYDAHVDLNTADTSPSGNIHGMPLAVNLGMGHSSLTKIGGDHPKIKPENIVVIGARSIDEGERELIKKNGIKVYTMHEIDRLGMTKVIEETIAYLAERTDGVHLSLDLDGIDPTDAPGVGTPVIGGISYRESHLALEMLAESDLITSAEFVEVNPILDIKNKTGDVAVALITSLLGKRLL; translated from the coding sequence ATGAGAAATTTTAAAAAAGTTTCTATTATCGGTGTGCCAATGGATTTAGGTCAAAAACGTCGTGGTGTTGATATGGGACCGAGTGCCCTAAGATATGCTGGATTAATTGAAGAAATTGAAGCAATTGGTTACGAAGTAAGAGATTACGGTGATTTACAAATTGATCGATCACGTGTAAAAGAAACGGTACCTGAAAATTTAACGAATTTACATGAAGTTATTCGAGTAAGTGAAGAGCTTCAAAATGAAGTTGAAAAAATACAAGAAGAAGGAAGCTTTCCACTTCTATTAGGGGGCGATCACAGTATGAGTATTGGTTCGATTGCCGGATTAAGTAAGCGCTTTCAAAACCTTGGTGTAATATGGTACGATGCTCATGTGGACTTAAATACAGCTGATACATCACCATCTGGAAATATCCATGGTATGCCACTAGCTGTCAATTTAGGAATGGGACATTCATCACTTACGAAAATTGGTGGGGATCATCCGAAAATTAAACCCGAAAATATCGTTGTTATTGGTGCAAGATCAATTGATGAAGGAGAAAGGGAGTTAATCAAGAAAAACGGAATTAAAGTATATACAATGCATGAAATTGACCGTCTTGGGATGACAAAAGTTATTGAAGAAACGATTGCCTATTTAGCTGAAAGAACAGACGGAGTTCACTTAAGCCTTGACCTTGATGGAATTGATCCAACAGATGCTCCTGGTGTTGGAACACCCGTTATCGGAGGTATTTCTTATCGTGAAAGCCATCTTGCTTTAGAAATGTTAGCGGAATCAGACCTCATTACTTCCGCAGAATTTGTCGAGGTGAACCCTATTTTAGATATTAAAAATAAAACTGGTGATGTTGCTGTAGCATTAATTACTTCCCTTCTCGGCAAAAGGCTATTATAA